From Medicago truncatula cultivar Jemalong A17 chromosome 7, MtrunA17r5.0-ANR, whole genome shotgun sequence, a single genomic window includes:
- the LOC11445650 gene encoding ACT domain-containing protein ACR6 isoform X2 yields the protein MLLDLCGRVILPFFARNLQRLEKNPSFETSMRESVGVVPTEEHTVIELTGTDRPGLLSEICAVLADLRCNVVTAEIWTHNTRAAAVVHVTDDSSGCAIEDPSRLSTIRDLLCNVLRGSDDPKTAKTALSHPGVTYRDRRLHQIMFADRDYERVERAGLRERDKGPFPHVTVSDCTERDYTVVIMRAKDRPKLLFDIVCTLTDMQYVVFHGVVQTERTGAYQEFYIRHVDGFPISSEAERERLIQCLEAAIERRASEGMELELCTEDRVGLLSDITRIFRENSLCIKRAEISTENGKAKDTFYVTDVTGNPVDPKSIDSIRRQIGDTVLQVKHNSSLSPKPPQGTTIGFLFGSFFKARSFQNFKLIRSYS from the exons AGACTTGAAAAGAATCCGAGCTTTGAAACGTCAATGAGAGAATCTGTTGGGGTTGTACCTACCGAAGAGCACACTGTTATTGAACTCACTGGCACAGACAGGCCTGGTTTACTATCTGAAATCTGTGCGGTTCTTGCAGACCTTCGCTGTAACGTGGTTACTGCCGAAATTTGGACGCATAATACTAGAGCTGCAGCCGTAGTTCATGTAACCGATGATTCCAGTGGTTGTGCCATAGAGGATCCCTCCCGCCTCTCCACAATAAGGGATTTGCTTTGCAACGTCCTCAGGGGGAGTGATGATCCGAAGACAGCAAAAACAGCACTTTCACATCCTGGAGTTACGTATAGGGATAGAAGATTACATCAGATTATGTTTGCTGATAGGGACTATGAAAGGGTTGAAAGGGCAGGACTTAGAGAAAGAGATAAAGGTCCATTTCCGCATGTAACTGTCTCAGACTGTACCGAAAGGGATTATACTGTGGTTATCATGAGAGCGAAAGATCGACCGAAGCTGCTGTTTGATATTGTTTGCACTTTAACTGACATGCAGTATGTAGTTTTTCATGGCGTGGTTCAGACAGAAAGGACCGGGGCTTATCAG GAGTTTTATATTCGGCATGTTGATGGCTTTCCCATAAGCTCAGAGGCTGAGAGAGAACGGCTTATACAGTGTCTTGAAGCGGCAATTGAGAGGCGGGCATCTGAG GGGATGGAGCTGGAATTGTGCACAGAAGATCGTGTAGGACTCCTCTCGGATATCACAAGGATTTTCCGCGAGAACAGTTTATGTATCAAAAGAGCAGAAATATCAACAGAAAACGGGAAGGCGAAAGACACTTTTTACGTCACTGATGTAACTGGTAACCCAGTTGATCCGAAGAGTATTGATTCAATCCGTAGACAGATCGGCGACACGGTACTGCAGGTGAAACATAACTCTAGTCTTTCACCAAAACCACCTCAAGGAACAACAATTGGGTTTCTCTTTGGAAGTTTTTTCAAAGCtagatcttttcagaattttaagtTGATCAGATCCTATTCTTAA